AGGCCGCCCTGTCCATCGGCGCCGGGGCCGGAATAGGGTCGCTCAGCTTTCTGGCCCTGGTCGTGACGATCTCGGGGGCGGCAAACCCCGGCCGCATGGGCGTAAGAAAGGGGCTGCTCGCCGCGCTCGGGCTTTTGAAGATCGCAGCCGTAGGCGCGCTGCTGTGGTGGCTTATCTTCGAGAAGATCGTGGACCCGATTCCGTTTCTCGTGGGTTTTGGCGCCGTGGTCCTCTCCCTCGTAGTGGAGGGAATAAGGGCAGGCCGCGCGATGGAGAGGGCGGGCTAGACAATGTACGAGCCTTCGATACTCAGATGGATGGCGGAACACCTCGGAACCCCCCAGAGCTGGGACGGCGAATACAGGCACGTAGTGACCGCGGTCTTTGTCGCTCTCCTCCTCATCGCCTCGGGCGTCATCGCGGGGAAAAAGTTTAAGAACATATCCGGAAGGCTCATACCCGAGAGCGGAGTGAGTATAGCGAACTCATTCGAGCTGATCTCAGAGGCGTTGCTTCGGCTCATGGAAGACATCATGGGTCCGAAGGCTGCAAAACATCTCCCGTTCATAGGCTCCTTATTCGTGTACATACTGGTCTCGGACCTCATCGGCGTGATCCCTGGGATCTTCCCGCCCACCGAGAACATCAACACGAACCTCTCCTGCGCGCTCGTGGTGTTCTTCTATTATAATTATATGGGCATAAAGGAGCAGGGGATCAGGGGATATTTCAGGCACATGGCAGGGCCGGTCCTGTGGCTTGCGCCGCTGTTCTTCATCGTCGAGGCGGTGAGCCACATAGTGCGGCCGGCATCGCTCTCGATCAGGCTCATGGGAAACATAGCCGGCGACCACATAGTGGTCGGCATCTTTTCAGACATAGTGCCCTTCCTCGTCCCGATCATTTTCATGGGGCTTTCCATTTTTGTTTCGATAATGCAGGCATTTGTCTTTACGCTGCTTTCCATAGTATATATACACTTGGCGTCCGGATCAGAGGAACATGCCTGATCGATCCGAACGCGCCATTAATAGGAGGGGGATATGAAGAGAATCGCCGTGTTTTTCTCGTGCGCACTGGCATCGCTTGCGCCCGCGATTGCGAATGCGCAGGTGG
This portion of the bacterium genome encodes:
- a CDS encoding ATP synthase subunit I — protein: MQAKKGEISAIAIRVILLSAAIAAILAAIAFFTHHYKAALSIGAGAGIGSLSFLALVVTISGAANPGRMGVRKGLLAALGLLKIAAVGALLWWLIFEKIVDPIPFLVGFGAVVLSLVVEGIRAGRAMERAG
- the atpB gene encoding F0F1 ATP synthase subunit A, coding for MYEPSILRWMAEHLGTPQSWDGEYRHVVTAVFVALLLIASGVIAGKKFKNISGRLIPESGVSIANSFELISEALLRLMEDIMGPKAAKHLPFIGSLFVYILVSDLIGVIPGIFPPTENINTNLSCALVVFFYYNYMGIKEQGIRGYFRHMAGPVLWLAPLFFIVEAVSHIVRPASLSIRLMGNIAGDHIVVGIFSDIVPFLVPIIFMGLSIFVSIMQAFVFTLLSIVYIHLASGSEEHA